The following coding sequences are from one Nicotiana tomentosiformis chromosome 3, ASM39032v3, whole genome shotgun sequence window:
- the LOC117279970 gene encoding uncharacterized protein, which translates to MARTRTPSSAGYGAGRGTTRGGGQVGVHQTRRQVAPQPEVRNMGQPQATMPNQVLEHGVQDSPSPVPTVVPIVTLPANAVARLLNVLEALVPTQGGSSAPQATSQTQAFAQTQTFGNKEVSLQEFVKLKSPKFTGSDNSADPQSFLDGTLKALCALACSSKRVVELASYKLEDMANTWYETVLLGRPAGAVPLT; encoded by the coding sequence ATGGCTAGGACACGCACACCCTCATCTGCTGGATATGGTGCTGGACGTGGTACTACCCGAGGTGGCGGTCAAGTTGGGGTTCATCAAACTAGAAGACAGGTTGCTCCTCAACCTGAAGTTAGGAACATGGGTCAACCCCAAGCTACTATGCCAAATCAAGTGCTAGAACATGGGGTTCAGGACTCTCCATCACCAGTGCCAACTGTTGTACCTATTGTTACCTTACCTGCAAATGCAGTGGCAAGGTTATTGAATGTGTTAGAGGCATTGGTGCCTACTCAGGGTGGAAGTTCAGCTCCTCAGGCTACTTCACAAACACAAGCATTTGCACAGACTCAAACTTTCGGGAATAAGGAAGTATCCCTACAAGAGTTCGTGaaattgaaatcaccaaaatttACAGGTTCTGATAATTCAGCAGATCCTCAAAGTTTCTTGGATGGGACACTTAAGGCATTATGTGCTCTAGCATGTTCTAGCAAGAGAGTTGTGGAGCTAGCATCATACAAACTAGAGGATATGGCCAACACATGGTATGAAACTGTATTGCTAGGAAGGCCAGCAGGAGCAGTACCACTGACATAG
- the LOC104109882 gene encoding cytochrome P450 78A5-like, with the protein MYSEYSLLFFPSTAVLNYELLLFFVLFLAVFAFWLRPGGLAWAFSKARVSIPGPSGLPVLGLLLTFTGSLTHRLLAKLADNLKAESLMAFSVGVTRFIISSKPETAKEILNSSAFADRPVKESAYELLFHRAMGFAPYGDYWRNLRRISATHLFSPKRITCFGEFRRDIGTKMVTKIASLMEINGHVEVKRVLHFGSLNNVMRTVFGKCYDFNGQDGRELEYLVSEGYELLGIFNWSDHFPVLGWLDLQGVRRRCKELVARVNTFVGKIIEEHRIRRAENAGKVADEGLSDFVDVLLDLEQENSLNDSDMIAVLWEMIFRGTDTVAILLEWILARMVLHPDIQAKAQREIDAVVGTDRGVCDSDLPNLPYVQAIVKETLRVHPPGPLLSWARLAIHDTHVGQHFIPAGTTAMVNMWAITHDEKIWSQPKEFMPERFLEEEIAIMGSDLRLAPFGSGRRVCPGKAMGLATVQLWLAQLLQEFKWVASDNGVDLSECLKLSMEMTCPLVCKAVSRVR; encoded by the exons ATGTACTCCGAATACTCTCTGCTCTTCTTTCCTTCCACAGCTGTCCTCAACTATGAgcttcttctcttctttgttctCTTTCTTGCTGTCTTTGCCTTCTGGCTTAGGCCTGGTGGACTTGCGTGGGCTTTTTCTAAGGCCCGTGTCTCCATTCCTGGACCTTCCGGTTTACCTGTTCTTGGGCTTCTCTTAACTTTCACTGGTTCTCTAACCCACAGACTACTAGCCAAGCTCGCTGATAATCTAAAGGCTGAATCTTTGATGGCTTTTTCAGTTGGGGTTACTCGTTTTATAATTTCTAGTAAGCCAGAGACTGCGAAGGAGATACTCAACAGCTCAGCTTTTGCTGACAGGCCAGTGAAAGAGTCTGCTTACGAGCTTCTGTTTCATAGGGCGATGGGTTTTGCGCCTTATGGAGATTACTGGAGGAACCTGAGAAGAATTTCAGCCACCCATTTGTTCAGTCCTAAAAGAATAACGTGTTTCGGTGAGTTTAGGAGAGATATAGGTACAAAGATGGTGACTAAAATTGCCAGTTTAATGGAGATAAATGGACATGTTGAAGTGAAGAGGGTTTTGCATTTTGGGTCACTGAACAATGTGATGAGGACTGTTTTTGGGAAGTGTTACGATTTTAATGGTCAAGATGGGCGGGAGTTGGAGTATTTGGTGAGTGAAGGATATGAGTTGCTGGGAATATTTAACTGGAGTGACCACTTTCCTGTGTTGGGGTGGCTAGATTTGCAAGGGGTCAGAAGAAGGTGCAAAGAGCTTGTGGCGCGAGTGAATACTTTTGTAGGAAAGATCATAGAGGAACACAGGATTAGGAGGGCTGAGAATGCTGGAAAAGTTGCTGATGAAGGTTTGAGTGACTTTGTTGACGTCTTGCTTGATCTGGAGCAGGAAAATAGCCTCAATGATTCGGACATGATTGCTGTTCTTTGG GAAATGATCTTTAGGGGGACCGATACTGTGGCTATCCTGCTTGAGTGGATTCTTGCCAGGATGGTACTACATCCAGATATTCAAGCCAAAGCTCAACGTGAAATTGACGCCGTTGTTGGAACTGATAGGGGTGTATGTGATTCTGATTTGCCTAATCTGCCATATGTTCAAGCAATAGTGAAAGAGACTTTGAGAGTGCATCCGCCGGGTCCATTACTTTCCTGGGCACGGCTTGCAATTCATGACACTCACGTTGGTCAGCACTTCATCCCGGCTGGAACTACGGCCATGGTCAATATGTGGGCTATTACTCATGACGAAAAGATTTGGTCACAACCCAAAGAATTTATGCCAGAAAGGTTCTTGGAAGAAGAAATAGCTATTATGGGTTCTGATCTTAGGCTTGCACCGTTTGGGTCTGGGCGGAGGGTGTGCCCTGGCAAGGCAATGGGACTTGCTACTGTTCAGCTTTGGTTGGCTCAGTTGCTTCAAGAATTCAAATGGGTTGCTTCTGATAATGGTGTGGATTTGTCCGAGTGCTTGAAGTTGTCAATGGAAATGACTTGCCCTTTGGTTTGCAAGGCTGTTTCTAGGGTTCGTTGA